In the genome of Myxococcus stipitatus, one region contains:
- a CDS encoding SDR family oxidoreductase, with protein sequence MSPSSRLGPLSHSHVLERIRHCAATVTRYPLDILTAEAQLEDELGIDSVKLAEIAAVVAREFGLAVERLPRGAKARTLSLIAEQVVAQLEEAAPAPVSAAPSIPAPVAPPAAGLPSDLDARVRAVFARVTRYPEELLTPEADLEDELGIDSVKLAEVLAVLAKELSLELGPRPSRRLRTLSAVSEEIRSRQGTAPATSGVTQVAPPPPVAVRAPLPFEGKVALVTGSGKGIGKVIARRLASAGATVVVNSFHSRDEGERTAQEIVAAGGKALHVWGSVAQEEHLERLFTTIAERLGGLDFLVCNASNGLIGPFDRIAPRDWDKAFRTCVTGTYECAMRARPLMARRGGGAIVTMSTSMSQRYMYDLGCQGVVKAGVESLTRYLAAELAPEGIRTNCVSAGPVHGELLGMFPNAPGRVSRWEAATPGGQLCTAEDVADVTELLLGPKTQRVNGAVWVVDGGLSATVDGLLPDGRPQVNGHDLRALSALDS encoded by the coding sequence ATGTCCCCGTCATCTCGCCTGGGTCCCCTGTCGCATTCACACGTCCTGGAGCGGATTCGCCACTGCGCGGCGACTGTCACCCGGTATCCGCTCGACATCCTGACGGCCGAGGCGCAGCTGGAGGACGAGCTGGGAATCGACTCCGTGAAGCTCGCGGAGATTGCCGCCGTCGTCGCGCGTGAGTTCGGCCTCGCGGTGGAGCGGCTGCCTCGGGGGGCCAAGGCGCGGACCTTGAGCCTCATCGCCGAGCAGGTGGTGGCGCAGCTCGAGGAAGCGGCTCCCGCACCCGTGTCCGCGGCGCCGTCCATTCCCGCGCCCGTGGCTCCCCCGGCGGCCGGCCTTCCGTCGGACCTGGACGCCCGCGTGCGCGCCGTGTTCGCTCGGGTGACGCGCTATCCGGAAGAGCTGCTGACGCCGGAGGCGGACCTGGAGGATGAGCTGGGCATCGACTCCGTGAAGCTCGCGGAGGTGCTGGCCGTGCTCGCCAAGGAGCTGAGCCTGGAGCTGGGGCCTCGCCCGTCGCGGCGGCTGCGCACGCTCTCGGCCGTGAGCGAGGAGATTCGTTCCCGTCAGGGGACGGCGCCCGCGACCAGCGGGGTGACGCAGGTGGCGCCTCCGCCGCCCGTCGCCGTCCGTGCGCCGCTTCCCTTCGAGGGCAAGGTGGCGCTCGTCACCGGCTCCGGGAAGGGGATTGGCAAGGTCATCGCGCGGCGGCTGGCCAGCGCGGGGGCGACGGTGGTCGTCAACTCGTTTCATTCCCGGGACGAGGGTGAGCGCACCGCGCAGGAGATTGTCGCCGCGGGGGGCAAGGCGCTGCACGTGTGGGGCTCCGTCGCGCAGGAGGAGCACCTGGAGCGGCTGTTCACCACCATCGCGGAGCGGCTGGGGGGCCTGGACTTCCTGGTGTGCAACGCCTCCAACGGGCTGATTGGCCCGTTCGACCGCATCGCCCCGCGCGACTGGGACAAGGCGTTCCGCACGTGTGTCACGGGGACCTACGAGTGCGCCATGCGCGCGCGTCCGCTGATGGCGCGGCGAGGCGGTGGCGCCATCGTCACCATGTCCACCTCCATGTCGCAGCGGTACATGTATGACCTGGGTTGCCAGGGCGTGGTGAAGGCGGGCGTGGAGTCGCTCACGCGCTACCTGGCGGCGGAGCTGGCGCCGGAGGGCATCCGCACCAACTGCGTGTCGGCGGGCCCGGTGCATGGGGAGTTGCTGGGCATGTTCCCCAACGCGCCCGGGCGGGTGTCGCGCTGGGAGGCCGCCACGCCGGGCGGGCAGCTGTGCACGGCGGAGGACGTGGCCGACGTGACGGAGCTGCTCCTGGGGCCGAAGACGCAGCGGGTGAACGGGGCCGTCTGGGTGGTGGACGGCGGCCTCTCCGCGACGGTGGACGGGCTGCTCCCCGACGGGCGGCCGCAGGTCAACGGGCACGACCTGCGGGCGCTGAGCGCGCTGGATTCCTGA
- a CDS encoding YciI family protein — translation MRFMVIVKATQDSEAGKMPEQSLLEAMGKYNEELVKAGVLLAGEGLHPSSKGARVRFNGSTRTVIDGPFAETKELVAGFWLFQVKSLEEAIEWVKRCPNPMLGESEIEIRRVFDPEDFGAALTPELQAQEESLRKQVAKN, via the coding sequence ATGCGATTCATGGTCATTGTGAAGGCGACGCAGGACTCGGAAGCGGGAAAGATGCCGGAGCAGTCCCTGCTGGAGGCGATGGGCAAGTACAACGAGGAGCTGGTGAAGGCGGGAGTGCTGCTCGCGGGTGAGGGCCTCCACCCCAGCTCGAAGGGCGCGCGGGTTCGCTTCAACGGCTCCACCCGGACCGTGATTGACGGCCCCTTCGCGGAGACGAAGGAGCTGGTCGCCGGCTTCTGGCTGTTCCAGGTGAAGTCGCTGGAAGAGGCCATCGAGTGGGTGAAGCGCTGCCCGAACCCGATGCTGGGCGAGTCGGAGATTGAGATCCGCCGCGTGTTCGACCCCGAGGACTTCGGCGCCGCTCTCACGCCCGAGCTCCAGGCGCAGGAAGAGAGCCTGCGCAAGCAGGTCGCGAAGAACTGA